A part of Escherichia marmotae genomic DNA contains:
- a CDS encoding ABC transporter ATP-binding protein has translation MTDPRLSINNLCVDYPGSRVVNNISFTLGNERLALVGESGSGKSMTARALMGLVRKPGVVTADTLNILGRDALTLNARGWQQLRGNDIAMVLQDPRYALNPVKTVKAQLEEALTLHQRLSRREKEEKINTAIQAVGLNTRVLQSYPRELSGGMGQRVMIAIALINNPRVLIADEPTSALDVRLRNQILELLVTLCEQRQMAMLLISHDLPLVAQFCHRVLVMYQGSKVDEMRADALPTATHPYTRTLWTCRPSAQTYGQMLPTLDRTAMTPEKYHDDC, from the coding sequence ATGACTGATCCGCGCCTTAGTATCAACAATCTCTGTGTCGACTATCCGGGTTCCCGGGTCGTTAACAATATCAGTTTTACATTAGGCAATGAGCGTCTGGCGCTGGTCGGTGAGTCAGGTTCGGGTAAGTCCATGACCGCCCGCGCCCTGATGGGGCTGGTACGCAAACCCGGAGTGGTAACCGCAGACACACTTAACATCCTGGGTCGTGATGCGCTCACCCTTAACGCGCGTGGATGGCAACAACTGCGCGGTAACGATATCGCAATGGTATTGCAAGATCCGCGTTATGCACTTAATCCTGTGAAAACTGTGAAAGCACAACTGGAAGAGGCACTTACGCTTCACCAACGCCTGAGTCGCCGCGAAAAAGAAGAGAAAATAAATACCGCAATTCAGGCTGTCGGCCTTAATACGCGAGTGTTGCAAAGCTATCCACGAGAACTTTCTGGCGGGATGGGGCAGCGAGTGATGATTGCAATTGCGCTCATCAACAATCCCCGGGTATTGATTGCCGATGAGCCAACATCGGCACTGGATGTTCGCCTGCGCAATCAGATTCTGGAACTTCTGGTGACCCTGTGTGAACAACGACAGATGGCGATGCTGCTGATCAGTCACGACCTGCCATTAGTTGCCCAATTTTGCCACCGGGTGCTGGTGATGTATCAGGGAAGTAAGGTGGATGAAATGCGCGCCGATGCGCTACCCACAGCAACACACCCTTACACGCGCACACTGTGGACTTGCCGCCCGAGTGCGCAAACTTACGGACAGATGCTGCCGACGCTGGACAGGACGGCGATGACGCCGGAGAAATACCATGACGATTGTTGA
- a CDS encoding ABC transporter substrate-binding protein produces the protein MIKKLLSLLVLSAISATAFAATPPNTLVVAQGLDDIVSLDPAEANELSSIQTVPSLYQRVVQPDRNDPAKITPILAESWQADPVAKTLTIKLKSDAKFASGNPVRPEDVIYSYVRAVTLNKSGAFILNVLGWQPENIASQLKKIDDHTVQVQWSADVSPALALNILSTPIASIVDEKLVAPNAKNNDFGNEWLKMHSAGSGAFKMRTYQPHQAIVMEANASSPTGAPKLKSVIIKNVPDPATRRLLIQQGDADMARDLGADQIDALQGKPGVKVMSIASAEQNYLAFNTGNKDNPLMSNPAFWEAARWLVDYDGITKNLLKGQYFTHQSFLPVGFPGALEETPFTFNPAKAKEILAKAGIKDPHFTLDVENKPPFITIAQSIQASFAQGGVKVDLLPAAGSQVYSRVRAHQHQGAIRMWLPDYFDAHSNASSFAYNDGKSSTVAGLNSWKIPELNKETLAAVAEPDNAKRIDLYKKMQQELQRSSPYVFIDQGKTQIVMRDNVQGYQQGLNADMVWFDQVTK, from the coding sequence ATGATTAAAAAACTATTATCTTTACTGGTATTAAGCGCAATTTCCGCCACCGCCTTTGCCGCGACACCGCCGAATACGTTGGTTGTTGCCCAGGGACTGGATGATATTGTGAGTCTGGATCCGGCAGAAGCTAATGAACTCTCCAGTATTCAGACTGTACCAAGCCTGTATCAACGCGTTGTGCAGCCGGATCGTAACGATCCCGCGAAAATCACTCCGATTCTGGCCGAAAGCTGGCAGGCTGATCCTGTAGCAAAAACGCTGACCATAAAACTCAAAAGCGATGCGAAATTTGCCTCCGGTAATCCGGTGCGCCCGGAAGATGTGATTTACTCTTATGTCCGTGCCGTCACGCTGAATAAGTCCGGTGCATTTATTCTCAATGTACTGGGCTGGCAACCGGAAAATATCGCCAGCCAGTTGAAGAAAATCGACGACCATACTGTCCAGGTACAGTGGAGTGCTGACGTCAGTCCGGCGCTGGCGCTGAATATTCTCTCTACGCCAATTGCCTCGATTGTTGACGAGAAGTTGGTTGCGCCAAACGCCAAAAATAACGACTTTGGTAATGAATGGCTGAAGATGCATTCCGCTGGCAGCGGCGCGTTTAAAATGCGTACCTACCAACCGCATCAGGCCATCGTGATGGAAGCCAACGCCAGTTCACCGACCGGCGCACCGAAGCTGAAAAGCGTCATCATCAAAAATGTTCCCGATCCTGCAACGCGTCGCCTGCTGATCCAACAAGGCGATGCTGATATGGCTCGCGATCTGGGGGCAGACCAAATTGATGCATTACAGGGTAAACCTGGCGTCAAAGTGATGAGTATTGCCTCCGCTGAGCAGAACTATCTGGCCTTTAATACCGGCAACAAGGATAACCCGCTGATGAGTAATCCTGCGTTCTGGGAAGCTGCTCGCTGGTTGGTCGATTACGACGGCATCACCAAAAATCTGCTGAAAGGACAATACTTTACCCATCAAAGTTTCCTGCCAGTAGGTTTCCCCGGTGCACTGGAAGAGACACCGTTCACCTTTAATCCTGCCAAAGCAAAAGAGATCCTTGCTAAAGCTGGAATCAAAGACCCGCACTTCACGCTTGATGTCGAAAATAAACCGCCATTTATTACCATCGCGCAGTCAATTCAGGCCAGCTTTGCTCAGGGCGGTGTAAAAGTGGATTTGCTGCCAGCCGCGGGGAGCCAGGTTTACTCACGGGTTCGCGCCCATCAGCATCAGGGGGCCATTCGTATGTGGTTGCCTGATTATTTTGACGCACATTCCAACGCCAGCTCTTTCGCCTATAACGATGGCAAATCCAGCACCGTTGCCGGGTTAAATAGCTGGAAAATCCCGGAACTGAACAAAGAAACGCTGGCGGCAGTCGCTGAACCCGATAATGCTAAACGTATTGATTTATATAAAAAAATGCAACAAGAACTGCAACGTAGTTCCCCGTATGTCTTTATTGATCAAGGCAAAACGCAAATTGTCATGCGTGATAATGTGCAGGGTTATCAACAAGGATTGAATGCCGATATGGTCTGGTTTGATCAGGTAACCAAATAA
- a CDS encoding ABC transporter permease produces MSAAFSTHARWRGKRPLLALLQGLFTVSLTLLGLLLITFALSALSPVDRVLQIVGDHASQSTYDQVRHQLGLDQPLAVQFWHYLVNLAHGDLGIASATGQPVLQDLLSAFPATLELATLALIVGSVVGVIAGVLCARYVGSPLDFAVRTLTLLGNSVPIFWLGLLMLALFYARLQWSAGPGRLDDIYQFTIEPRSGFALIDTWLSGDREAFTNAINHLILPVLLLAYFSLASITRLTRSACLGEMNKEYILLARAKGASEMTILLRHVLPNIRGTLLTVIALAYTSMLEGAVLTETVFSWPGIGRYLTTALFAGDTTAIMGGTLLIGVCFVLINNLTDLLVRLTDPRLR; encoded by the coding sequence ATGTCTGCCGCTTTTTCCACTCACGCGAGATGGCGAGGCAAACGCCCTCTGCTCGCGCTCTTGCAAGGACTGTTTACCGTCTCTCTGACGTTGCTCGGCCTGCTGCTGATTACCTTTGCGCTTTCGGCCCTCTCACCGGTCGATCGGGTACTGCAAATCGTTGGCGATCACGCCAGCCAGTCCACCTATGATCAGGTGCGCCACCAGTTAGGGTTAGATCAACCGTTAGCCGTCCAGTTCTGGCATTACCTGGTGAATCTGGCTCACGGCGATCTCGGCATTGCCAGCGCTACCGGGCAACCGGTTCTCCAGGACTTGCTATCGGCGTTTCCGGCGACCCTGGAACTGGCGACGTTGGCGCTTATTGTCGGCTCCGTTGTCGGCGTTATTGCGGGTGTACTTTGCGCCCGTTATGTCGGTTCACCGCTGGATTTCGCCGTGCGGACACTGACTCTGCTGGGAAATTCCGTCCCCATTTTTTGGCTTGGTCTGCTGATGCTGGCACTGTTTTACGCCAGACTGCAATGGAGTGCCGGACCGGGCCGGCTGGATGATATTTATCAATTCACCATTGAACCCCGCAGCGGATTTGCGCTGATTGATACGTGGCTTTCTGGCGATCGCGAGGCGTTTACCAATGCCATCAACCATTTGATACTGCCGGTTTTATTACTGGCGTACTTCTCACTCGCCAGTATTACGCGCCTGACACGTTCCGCTTGTCTTGGCGAAATGAATAAAGAATATATTCTGCTGGCGCGCGCCAAAGGGGCCAGCGAGATGACAATTTTGCTACGTCATGTTTTGCCCAACATTCGCGGCACCTTGCTCACCGTTATCGCTCTCGCCTATACATCGATGCTGGAAGGCGCGGTACTGACAGAAACTGTCTTTTCATGGCCGGGCATTGGGCGCTATCTCACCACGGCGCTGTTCGCGGGCGACACTACAGCAATCATGGGGGGAACATTGCTGATTGGCGTCTGCTTTGTGTTGATAAATAACCTCACCGACCTGCTGGTCCGGCTGACCGATCCGAGGTTGCGCTGA
- the mdtO gene encoding multidrug efflux transporter permease subunit MdtO: MYVQALNSLPLPVVRLLAFFHEELSEQRPGRVPQTVQLWVGCLLVVLISMTFEIPFVALSLAVLFYGIQSNAFYTKFVAFLFVVATVLEIGSLFLIYKWSYSEPLIRLIIAGPILMGCMFLMRTHRLGLVFFAVAIVAIYGQTFPAMLDYPEVVVRLTLWCIVVGLYPTLLMTLIGVLWFPSRAITQMHQALNDRLDEAVSHMTESLTPLPETRIEREALALQKLSVFCLADDADWRTHSAWWQSCVATVTYIYSTLNRYDPTAFADSLAIIEFRQKLALEINKLQHAIAQGQCWESNWRLSEEEAMAARECNLENICQTLLQLGQMDPHTPPTPAAKPPSFVPDAFTNPDYMRYAVKTLLACLICYTFYSGVDWEGIHTCMLTCVIVANPNVGSSYQKMALRFGGAFCGAILALLMTILVIPWLDNIVELLFVLAPIFLLGAWVATSSERSSYIGTQMVVTFALATLENVFGPVYDLVEIRDRAIGILIGTAVSAVIYTFVWPESEARTLPQKLAGALGMLSKLMRIPRQQEATTLRTYIQIRIGLHAAINACEEMCQRVALERQLDNSERALLVERSQTVIRQSRDLLHAWDATWNSAQALDHALQPDRASQFAEALEKYSTGLATTISHSPVIALEETPASQAILPTLLKQEQHVCQLIAHLPDWTAPALTPATEQAQGATQ; this comes from the coding sequence ATCTATGTACAGGCTCTCAACTCCCTGCCATTACCGGTGGTCAGGCTGCTGGCGTTCTTTCATGAAGAGCTAAGCGAGCAACGGCCAGGTCGCGTGCCGCAGACCGTGCAGCTCTGGGTAGGCTGCCTGCTGGTAGTGCTAATCTCGATGACCTTCGAGATCCCCTTCGTGGCGTTATCACTGGCAGTGCTGTTTTACGGTATTCAGTCGAACGCGTTTTACACCAAATTTGTGGCGTTCCTGTTTGTGGTCGCCACAGTGCTGGAGATCGGCAGCCTGTTTTTGATCTACAAATGGTCTTACAGCGAACCGTTGATCAGACTGATCATCGCCGGGCCGATCCTGATGGGCTGTATGTTTTTGATGCGCACCCATCGGCTGGGGCTGGTCTTTTTTGCCGTCGCTATCGTCGCCATTTACGGGCAAACCTTCCCCGCCATGCTCGATTATCCGGAAGTCGTCGTGCGCTTAACGCTGTGGTGTATTGTTGTCGGCCTCTACCCGACGTTATTGATGACGTTAATCGGCGTGTTGTGGTTTCCCAGCCGCGCCATCACGCAAATGCATCAGGCACTTAATGACCGACTTGATGAAGCGGTAAGCCACATGACAGAAAGCCTCACGCCACTACCTGAAACGCGGATTGAAAGAGAGGCGCTGGCGCTGCAAAAACTCAGTGTCTTTTGCCTCGCGGATGACGCCGACTGGCGAACCCATAGCGCATGGTGGCAAAGCTGCGTGGCAACGGTAACCTACATTTACTCGACGCTGAATCGCTACGATCCCACCGCGTTTGCTGACTCGCTGGCAATCATTGAGTTCCGGCAAAAACTAGCCCTGGAAATCAACAAACTGCAACATGCTATTGCACAAGGTCAATGCTGGGAAAGCAACTGGCGGCTAAGTGAAGAGGAAGCAATGGCGGCGCGGGAATGTAACCTGGAGAATATCTGCCAGACGCTGTTACAGCTTGGTCAGATGGACCCGCATACGCCGCCGACACCCGCCGCCAAACCACCTTCATTTGTACCCGATGCCTTTACCAATCCGGACTATATGCGCTATGCAGTGAAAACGCTGCTGGCCTGTTTAATCTGTTACACCTTCTATAGCGGCGTGGACTGGGAAGGCATTCACACCTGTATGTTGACCTGCGTGATCGTCGCTAACCCAAATGTTGGTTCATCGTACCAGAAGATGGCGTTGCGTTTTGGCGGGGCTTTTTGTGGGGCAATTCTGGCGCTGCTAATGACCATTTTAGTCATCCCCTGGCTGGACAATATTGTCGAATTGCTGTTTGTGCTGGCACCGATTTTCCTGTTGGGGGCGTGGGTTGCCACCAGCTCTGAACGTTCTTCTTATATCGGAACGCAGATGGTGGTGACCTTCGCGCTCGCCACACTCGAAAACGTTTTTGGTCCGGTGTATGACCTGGTGGAAATACGCGATCGCGCCATCGGTATTCTTATCGGCACTGCGGTATCGGCAGTGATTTACACCTTTGTCTGGCCTGAAAGCGAAGCACGCACACTACCGCAAAAACTGGCTGGCGCGCTGGGTATGTTAAGCAAACTGATGCGTATTCCTCGCCAGCAGGAAGCTACAACGCTGCGTACCTATATACAAATTCGTATTGGTCTGCATGCAGCGATTAATGCCTGTGAAGAGATGTGTCAACGTGTGGCGCTGGAGCGTCAACTAGATAACTCAGAGCGTGCTTTGTTGGTTGAACGTTCGCAAACAGTGATTCGCCAGAGCCGTGACCTTCTTCACGCCTGGGACGCTACCTGGAACTCGGCGCAGGCACTGGATCACGCGCTCCAGCCGGACAGGGCAAGCCAGTTTGCTGAGGCGCTGGAGAAATACTCCACGGGTCTGGCAACCACAATCAGCCATTCGCCAGTGATAGCGCTTGAAGAGACACCTGCCTCGCAGGCCATCCTGCCCACCTTATTAAAACAGGAGCAACACGTCTGTCAGCTCATCGCCCACTTGCCAGACTGGACTGCCCCGGCATTAACGCCCGCCACGGAACAGGCACAAGGAGCCACTCAATGA
- a CDS encoding ABC transporter permease → MPMFLFLRRLRHSPAAFCGLIIILLLMLIALFAPWLAPHDPNWQDAAARLQAPGSQHWLGTDSYGRHLLSRLIYGSRPALGLVALVTIITLPVGLLIGILSGYYDGWLERVLMRFTDVVMSMPRLILAFAFVAMLGPGLVNGALALALTTWPAYARQARSEIQRLRHSDYLAAAEMMGIRGWRLLIGHILPLCLPSAIVRLALDLAGIILAAAGLGFLGLGARPPMAEWGAMIADGMQVIFDQWWIAAAPGAIILIASLAFNLLGDGLRDVLEPQHD, encoded by the coding sequence ATGCCGATGTTTCTCTTTTTACGCCGTTTGCGTCATTCACCCGCCGCGTTCTGCGGTTTGATAATTATCCTGTTATTGATGCTAATTGCGCTCTTCGCGCCGTGGCTGGCTCCTCACGATCCTAACTGGCAGGATGCGGCTGCACGGTTACAAGCGCCGGGTAGCCAGCACTGGCTCGGAACAGATAGTTACGGGCGACATCTGCTTTCACGTTTAATCTACGGCAGCCGACCAGCGCTGGGTCTGGTGGCACTGGTGACCATCATTACACTCCCGGTCGGCCTGCTGATTGGCATTTTATCCGGATACTATGACGGCTGGCTGGAACGCGTGCTGATGCGTTTTACTGACGTGGTGATGTCAATGCCGCGTTTGATTCTGGCCTTTGCTTTCGTTGCCATGCTGGGGCCGGGGCTGGTTAACGGCGCGCTGGCGCTGGCGTTAACCACCTGGCCCGCTTATGCGCGTCAGGCGCGCAGTGAGATCCAACGTCTACGACACAGTGATTATCTTGCTGCTGCAGAGATGATGGGCATCCGCGGCTGGCGTCTGCTTATTGGTCATATTTTGCCATTGTGCCTGCCATCGGCCATTGTCCGCCTGGCGCTGGATTTAGCAGGCATCATTCTGGCGGCTGCTGGCCTGGGTTTTCTTGGTCTTGGTGCTCGTCCGCCAATGGCGGAATGGGGAGCCATGATCGCTGATGGTATGCAGGTCATTTTCGATCAATGGTGGATTGCCGCCGCGCCCGGCGCAATTATCTTAATTGCCAGCCTGGCCTTTAATCTACTGGGCGATGGCTTGCGCGATGTTCTGGAGCCACAACATGACTGA
- a CDS encoding IS256-like element IS1414 family transposase, which produces MDEKQLQALANELAKNLKTPEDLSQFDRLLKKLSVEAALNAEMTHHPGYEKNQSRPGANSRNGFSTKTVITGDGPLELRTPRDRDGTFEPQLVKKNQTRITGMDNQILSLYAKGMTTREIAAAFKELYDADVSPALISKVTDAVMEQVVEWQNRPLDAVYPIVYLDCIVLKVRQDSRVINKSVFLALGINIEGQKELLGMWLAENEGAKFWLNVLTELKNRGLNDILIACVDGLKGFPDAINTVYPKARIQLCIVHMVRNSLRFVSWKDYKAVTRDLKAIYQAPTEEAGQQALEAFAAAWDCRYPQISRSWQANWPNLATFFAYPTDIRKVIYTTNAIESLNSVIRHALKKRKVFPTDDSVKKVVWLAIQSASQKWTMPLKDWRMAMSRFIIEFGDRLDGHF; this is translated from the coding sequence ATGGACGAAAAACAGTTACAGGCTCTGGCTAACGAACTGGCCAAAAACCTCAAAACCCCTGAAGACCTCAGTCAGTTTGATCGGCTGCTGAAAAAGCTCAGCGTTGAAGCCGCTCTCAATGCAGAGATGACACACCATCCTGGGTATGAGAAAAATCAGTCCAGACCAGGAGCTAACTCCCGCAACGGTTTTTCCACAAAGACCGTTATCACAGGCGACGGTCCACTGGAACTGCGTACTCCGCGCGATCGTGACGGTACCTTCGAACCACAACTGGTAAAGAAAAATCAGACCCGTATTACCGGGATGGATAACCAGATCCTCTCGTTGTATGCCAAAGGGATGACCACCCGTGAGATAGCTGCTGCGTTCAAAGAACTGTATGACGCAGATGTTTCACCGGCACTGATATCAAAGGTTACCGATGCCGTGATGGAGCAGGTTGTAGAATGGCAAAACCGACCACTGGATGCTGTTTACCCCATTGTTTATCTTGACTGTATCGTCCTGAAAGTTCGGCAGGACAGTCGCGTCATCAACAAATCGGTGTTCCTGGCACTGGGCATCAATATCGAAGGTCAGAAAGAACTGCTGGGTATGTGGCTGGCCGAAAATGAAGGGGCGAAGTTCTGGCTCAATGTGCTGACTGAACTGAAAAACCGCGGTCTGAACGATATCCTCATCGCCTGTGTGGATGGCCTGAAAGGCTTCCCGGATGCCATCAACACAGTATATCCGAAGGCCCGCATCCAGTTATGCATCGTGCATATGGTGCGCAACAGCCTGCGCTTCGTGTCATGGAAGGACTACAAAGCCGTCACTCGCGACCTGAAAGCGATTTATCAGGCTCCCACGGAAGAGGCAGGCCAGCAGGCACTGGAAGCGTTCGCTGCGGCCTGGGACTGTCGCTATCCTCAGATAAGCCGAAGCTGGCAGGCTAACTGGCCGAATCTTGCCACGTTCTTCGCTTATCCAACGGACATCCGCAAAGTGATCTATACGACGAATGCCATCGAGTCGCTAAACAGCGTGATCCGCCATGCGCTCAAAAAGCGTAAAGTGTTCCCGACAGACGACTCGGTGAAAAAAGTGGTGTGGCTGGCAATCCAGTCTGCGTCCCAGAAATGGACGATGCCGTTGAAGGACTGGCGAATGGCAATGAGCCGCTTTATTATCGAGTTCGGTGACCGCCTGGACGGTCACTTCTGA
- the fdhF gene encoding formate dehydrogenase subunit alpha, whose amino-acid sequence MKKVVTVCPYCASGCKINLVVDNGKIVRAEAAQGKTNQGTLCLKGYYGWDFINDTQILTPRLKTPMIRRQRGGKLEPVSWDEALNYVAERLSAIKEKYGPDAIQTTGSSRGTGNETNYVMQKFARAVIGTNNVDCCARVUHGPSVAGLHQSVGNGAMSNAINEIDNTDLVFVFGYNPADSHPIVANHVINAKRNGAKIIVCDPRKIETVRIADMHIALKNGSNIALLNAMGHVIIEENLYDKAFVASRTEGFEEYRKIVEGYTPESVEDITGVSASEIRQAARMYAQAESASILWGMGVTQFYQGVETVRSLTSLAMLTGNLGKPHAGVNPVRGQNNVQGACDMGALPDTYPGYQYVKDPANREKFAKAWGVESLPAHTGYRISELPHRAAHGEVRAAYIMGEDPLQTDAELSAVRKAFEDLELVIVQDIFMTKTASAADVILPSTSWGEHEGVYTAADRGFQRFFKAVEPKWDLKTDWQIISEIATRMGYPMHYNNTQEIWDELRHLCPDFYGATYEKMGELGFIQWPCRDTSDADQGTSYLFKEKFDTPNGLAQFFTCDWVAPIDKLTDEYPMVLSTVREVGHYSCRSMTGNCAALAALADEPGYAQINTEDAKRLGIEDEALVWVHSRKGKIITRAQVSDRPNKGAIYMTYQWWIGACNELVTENLSPITKTPEYKYCAVRVEPISDQRAAEQYVIDEYNKLKTRLREAALA is encoded by the coding sequence ATGAAAAAAGTCGTCACGGTTTGCCCATATTGCGCATCAGGTTGCAAAATCAACCTGGTCGTCGATAACGGCAAAATCGTCCGGGCGGAGGCAGCGCAGGGGAAAACCAACCAGGGTACTCTGTGTCTGAAGGGTTATTATGGCTGGGATTTCATTAACGATACCCAGATCCTGACCCCGCGCCTGAAAACCCCCATGATCCGTCGCCAGCGTGGCGGCAAACTCGAACCTGTTTCCTGGGATGAGGCTCTGAATTACGTTGCCGAGCGCCTGAGCGCCATCAAAGAGAAGTACGGTCCGGATGCCATCCAGACGACCGGCTCCTCGCGCGGTACGGGTAACGAAACCAACTATGTAATGCAAAAATTTGCGCGCGCCGTTATTGGTACTAATAACGTTGACTGCTGCGCTCGCGTCTGACACGGCCCATCGGTTGCAGGTCTGCACCAATCGGTCGGTAACGGCGCAATGAGCAATGCCATTAACGAAATTGATAATACCGATTTAGTGTTCGTCTTTGGGTACAACCCAGCGGATTCCCACCCGATCGTAGCGAATCACGTGATTAACGCTAAACGTAACGGGGCGAAAATTATCGTCTGCGATCCGCGCAAAATTGAAACTGTGCGCATTGCTGACATGCACATCGCACTGAAAAACGGCTCGAACATCGCGCTGTTAAATGCGATGGGCCATGTCATTATTGAAGAAAATCTGTACGACAAAGCGTTCGTCGCTTCCCGTACGGAAGGCTTTGAAGAGTATCGTAAAATCGTTGAAGGCTACACGCCGGAATCGGTTGAAGATATCACCGGCGTCAGTGCCAGTGAGATTCGTCAGGCGGCGCGGATGTATGCCCAGGCGGAAAGCGCATCCATTCTGTGGGGCATGGGTGTTACCCAGTTCTATCAGGGCGTGGAAACCGTGCGTTCTCTGACCAGCCTCGCAATGCTGACTGGTAACCTCGGTAAGCCGCATGCGGGCGTTAACCCGGTTCGTGGTCAGAACAACGTGCAGGGTGCCTGCGATATGGGCGCACTGCCAGATACGTATCCTGGCTATCAGTACGTGAAAGATCCGGCTAACCGCGAGAAATTCGCCAAAGCCTGGGGTGTAGAAAGTCTGCCAGCCCATACCGGTTACCGCATCAGCGAGTTACCGCACCGCGCAGCGCATGGCGAAGTCCGTGCGGCGTACATTATGGGCGAAGATCCGCTGCAAACTGACGCGGAACTGTCGGCAGTACGTAAAGCCTTTGAAGATCTGGAACTGGTCATCGTCCAGGACATCTTTATGACCAAAACTGCGTCAGCGGCGGATGTCATTTTACCGTCAACCTCGTGGGGCGAACATGAAGGTGTCTATACTGCGGCTGACCGTGGTTTCCAGCGTTTCTTCAAGGCGGTTGAACCGAAGTGGGATCTGAAAACGGACTGGCAAATCATCAGTGAAATTGCCACCCGTATGGGTTATCCGATGCACTACAACAATACCCAGGAGATCTGGGATGAGTTGCGTCATCTGTGCCCGGATTTCTACGGTGCGACTTACGAGAAAATGGGCGAACTGGGCTTCATTCAGTGGCCTTGCCGCGATACTTCAGATGCCGATCAGGGGACTTCTTATCTGTTTAAAGAGAAGTTTGATACCCCGAACGGCCTGGCGCAGTTCTTCACCTGCGACTGGGTAGCGCCAATCGACAAACTCACCGACGAGTATCCAATGGTACTGTCAACGGTGCGTGAAGTTGGGCACTACTCCTGTCGTTCGATGACCGGTAACTGTGCGGCACTGGCAGCTCTGGCTGATGAACCTGGCTACGCACAAATCAATACCGAAGACGCAAAACGTCTGGGTATTGAAGATGAGGCACTAGTTTGGGTGCACTCGCGTAAAGGCAAAATTATCACCCGCGCGCAGGTCAGCGATCGTCCGAACAAAGGGGCGATTTACATGACCTACCAGTGGTGGATTGGTGCCTGTAACGAGCTGGTTACCGAAAACTTAAGCCCGATTACCAAAACGCCGGAGTACAAATACTGCGCCGTGCGCGTCGAGCCGATTTCCGATCAGCGCGCCGCCGAGCAGTACGTGATTGACGAGTACAACAAGTTGAAAACTCGCCTGCGCGAAGCGGCGCTGGCGTAA